Part of the Anopheles gambiae chromosome 3, idAnoGambNW_F1_1, whole genome shotgun sequence genome is shown below.
TTCTACTCCACATCGCTGTCGCGCCTAGTTcttctcgctgcactgtacgggccaccatctccaacaccacgacactgccacaggttttgttgtctccgttcgccgtgaaacacacatgaaatggaagaaaaattatattaattagaaggggggatgttggttgataattttaatcacttttacttaccttaAATTAGAATGATCTCCAtttttacggggtttatccgctgacaaccaagcgctgaaacaccacacaagcaccaacctcactggactgaaagtaaagcctactgcgtgaatgtgtgtatgcgcttctgccaagccaaccgcgccgtactgcgtgtgtagccaagtgcgtgtgtgtgtatatttgcaccactggacacagaacacaaatctcatcgcacagcagagcgtgtgtcgccaagtgtatgcatgtgtgtatttgcaccactgaattctgaacgtccaccacacagcgtgtatcaccaagtgcgtggctgtgtgtagtatcaccgtggactgcagaaaactacctgcactagaacagagcgctggtgtggccaaatgtgtgcatgtgtgtacttgctccactgaatgccggtatcgcaccagatttcgggtgtcgccttgtgcgtgtgtgtgtgtgttattgtcacagcacactcgctcatcatttttttcgttctttcgcttgagccactcgatttcgttcttcgctgattttggcagcgcacgagGGGGTTTCGgcttcaacttccaacaacaacaaccacacgaggaggctcggggacactcatcaggggaaaatcgctcaaattagagcgagagacagatagaaaaagtgaaaggtcaatataaaatcttcggcttttgactgttgggcggtcaccagcactcagagatccgctgagattgaagctggctttgaagctgagttggcgaaattattcaaccgatccgtcgggtcccgaagccgaagcaaacccgaagccgaagcaaaacccgaacggggttCGGCACGACCCTTCGTTAAaatagccccctcccccttttttgccaggatttctttccgaaatgATACAGTGCGAACCATTATATCAATatgattcgatttattgaatattgtatataacataaatacaaaaaaacacaacacatgcacaataaccactgcacttaattctaaattaacgcacataatttaacaaacactttttacactcgcacagAGAAAAATCAGCACAGCACTTCCTGCTCCACATCGCTGTCGCGCCTAGTTcttctcgctgcactgtacgggccaccatctccaacaccacgacacagccacaggttttgttgtctccgttcgccgtgaaccacacatgaaatggaaaaaaatgatattaattagaCGCAGTGGCGGATCTAGGGTAtggggggccctaggcggaacgacgagttgaggccctctgtaaatggtaaatgttgttgggggggggggggggggggggggggtagcgGCACTAAAgttgctgttgggagattgaacagtaaacttgaaatgccgtcggggCCCCCTTCGATCATCAGTCGCAAACTCTTCAATTTTTGCtgacgggggaggggggggggggtgcaattGATTCAGCGGGGGGCCCTTCGCAAATCAAATCCTTCACAAATCATCTGTCGCAAACTCTTTAATTTTTgctgatggggggggggggggtgcaaatgattcgccaacctcggggccccatcggccatccttcccggggcccttgtcgctagtactctgtccatacgtcatactatagaatggcgatctacggggcccctaaatcggcggggccccaggcgacctcctagtccgcctaccgttagatccgccgctgaTTAGACggggggatgttggttgataattttaatcacttttacttacctcaaattaaacaaaactccattttttacggggtttatccgccaagcgctgaaacaccacacaagcaccaacctcactggactgaaagtgaagcctactgcgtgaatgtgtgtatgcgtttctgccaagccaaccgcgccgtactgcgtgtgtagccaagtgcgtgtgtgtgtatatttgcaccactggacacagaacacacacctcaccgcacagcagagcgtgtgtcgccaagtgtgtgcatgtgtgtatttgcaccactgaattctgaacgtccaccacacagcgtgtatcgccaagtgcgtggctgtgtgtagtatCACCGTGGACTGCCAAAACCgtggccaaatgtgtgcatgtgtgtacttgctccactgaaagccggtatcgcaccagatttcgggtgtcgccttgtgcgtgtgtgtgtgttattgtcacagcacactcgttcgtcatttttttcgttttttcgcttgagccactcgatttcgttcttcgctgattttggcagcgcacgaagggggttcggtttcaacttccaacaacaacaaccacacgaggaggctcggggacactcatcaggggaaaatcgctcaaattagATCTGCAAATTTTCTGcacggattttggataggcagtgcgctcgcgagctaggcagtttttttctgcatggattttggataggcagtgcgctcgcgagctaccctgtttttttcagcatggattttggataggcagtgcgctcgcgagctaccctgtttttttttgcatggattttggatagacagtgcgctcgcgagctaggcagtttttttctgcacggattttggataggcagtgcgctcgcgagctaccctgtttttttctgcacggattttggataggcagtgcgctcgcgagctaccctgttcttctcACTGCGTATTTTTGATAGACAGTGCACTCGCGAGCTAGGTTGTAGAGTCGCTGATAAACAGCTGGTTTTTAAAAAGCAAGGTATATTTCGACATACACAAATCGGATTTATGGTGGTTCTAATACATATTACCTAGTTTGAATTTCTTCGTTGTATTCGCTGCACAAAACCAGTGATTACGATAAAGAATAtcaattgttttgtaatagaaaaaaaagtattccaATTGCCGTacgctatgttttttttatacaggaGGACAGCTTTGCCTTATTGCTTAAAGACTCACTATAATAATGATTTGTGTAACATTCGTTCCCATCgaagatgtaaaaaatgtgtatttttgtgtattgattttttctcacCATTAACTGTATACTCTATTATTCGAGAACAAACTGCATTAATTAAGCAATACCTCACGAAAAATATCACCTATATCTCCTGTCCAATTAAAGGTATGGCTAGCGCGAGCGGACGAATCACCACTCGCTCGTGATTCGCAGTAAGCAAAAGAGCCAGCTCGCTCGAATCGTCGCAAAGAATCATTTTGCCCATGTCTAGTTCAAACGCGTAAGTGAATGGTAAATGGATTCAAATCCGAAAAAtgggtgcagcgagtttggCTAGAACTACCCCGCCACTTCTCCATACCATTTGTAGTAATGCAACGAGCAATTAAAGTTATCTAAGGCCGCTAATATACGACTTGCGTTTTCGCGCCCGCGGAAACGCGTATAACAATCCAGCCATataaatgaaatgtcattcgAACGCGCTACCGCGGTAACGCAGAGATGCTCATGCTGTATTTGTGGCCTAACATGCAGCGCAACAGAAATACTGGCAACAGTGACACGCGGAGTGGAGATCTAATCGCCGTTGATTCTTGAATACTGTAAGTTGTCCTACATAATCACTAAAAGCGAGTAGTAGTTATGaaacaaaccattttaaaagaaCTCAAGTTTTTTCGATCTTTAACCCCTTCAGATAGAAAACGCAACATGACCAGTATCTGATGAAGAagggaaacaaagaaaaacaaattcatttctTTCCAAGACCAAATGGGGATaattatcttttttgtttcttgttttattaTCTTAAACGATTGTTATTCACGAAGTCCTTGGCCATGTGAATACGTATATCTCTCAGTGTATTAGAAGGCCGGGATGAAAAATACTCTAAAGGAGCCAACGTGTCATTACTCCTCCAATCACCTGCCACAAGCCTCCCGTCAACAACTCTATCAAATGCCGTTGCAGGAGCATACAAAGTTCTTGACGATCTTTTGCAgagaaaattatgcaaataaatTGTAGTTAGTACAACTTCAGTAGCTTTTTCTGGTTGAAGTTGAATTGGGGTTTGGTATATCCAGAACCGATTGGATATGTGGCCTAAAGCATTTTCGGCAACCGTACGGCCACGAGAATGACGATAATTGAACACGCGTTCAATGCTGCCCGATGCATGTGTCCCAGGAAATGGACGGATACAATAATCCGTAAATGCAAACGCCTGATCGCCGAGTATAAAATACGGAACGTCTATTGCATACGGCACACGCAATGGCTTCGGCTCCGGAATATTCAACTGTTTGTTCTCGAATTTTTGATATAATCGagtgtttttaaaaattccacCGTCAGAAATGCCTCCTTTGCCTCCAGCATCAGCACACAGGAAATTGTAGTTAGCATCAACTACAACCATTAACACAATGCTATTAGAACCCttgtaattaaaatattcagagcCGCCGTGATTGGGTTTTCGAATACGGACATGTTTGCCGTCGATGGCACCAATTGCATGTGGAAAGTTCCAGCGTCGTTCAAATTGCTCAGAAATATCGAGCCATTCATGTCGCGAACACGGCGTCTTTAattaaaaaggaagaaaacttGTCTTAAATATCATCAAATAATCAAtatattcttttcattttgtaGTGGTATTGTAGTATTCATAGGTGAAAAGTTATGTTTTTCTAACAGAACTAttcaatccttttttttcgatttttttcagATAACTGTTCCACAGCCTCCAGCCCCGTTTCCAGCCCCACTTCCAGCCCCACTTCCAGCCCCACTTCCAACCTCACTCCCATCCCCACTCCAATTTCAATCTTCCCCGGAAGATGATTATTTCCTGGTCGGAATGGATGATGTTGAAATCATCCATTTCGATCATGAATATGAGCCTTCCATCCCTGTCCTTGGTCCCTCCTCATCGCTCCCTGGTCCCTCCTCATCACTCCCTGGTCCCTCCTCATTACTCCCTGGTCCCTCCTCATCACTCCCTGGTCCCTCCTCATCACTCCCTGGTCCCTCCTCATCACTCCTTGGTCCCTCAAATTCCACCCCGGTCAACccaaggaaaagaaaacgggaTAATGAGCTGGACGAGGTCCTCATAGGAAGTGTCAACCGGCTGATGGAGGAGACTCTTGCTGCCGCAAATAGCAGAGAGAACACGTTCGGCCGTATGGTGGCTGATTTTTTGCGGAGGTTTACCCCTCAGGAGCAGGATCGGGTAACCTCCAAAATTTTGCGACTCCTgcttgaagaagaagaatcggTGATGGCTGCTCGGGCCAGTGAAGAAATGTAGGAGAAATAAATTTGTGAATTTTGGTATAAAACGAATTTCAAACAATGTTATATAAtcccgggataacggactggcaaaCGAAGGGCGCGAGACTGTGAGAGGTTTCGGACagtcctgaggcaggccaaggccgcaaagcggttgtagcgccggataagtaagtaagtaagttaaaattttaaatatatcaTCAACTACAAAAACATGAATAAAATGTAGTAATATTAATGAGTTAActattaagcaatacggcaaagccgtccctcctgaatgaaaaaaatgagtTAAGTAAACAATCATAATACTCCTGGTCTTACCTTAACATAGTCACGTAGAGCCTCTCGAATGCATTTACACACTTCCATTACTATTTGGGCAATGCATGGACGAGACACCTGTAATAAGGATCATTTAATATTTCTTGCTCTAGCAATGCTGAACTTCACTTACACGAAACATATACTGCAGGCCTGTAAACGTTTCGCCAGTTGCCATATAACGCAACGCGATTAATACTCTTTCCTGGGTAGTAATCGCTTCCCGCATGTTTGTATCCATGCGCTCGATCATAGGACGAACAAGCCCCACCAAAAAGTCGAAATCTTGCCTATTCATGCGAAGGAATTTCAGCAGCATCGCACCTGTACGTTCGGCAGATACATGCTTTAGCACATCGTTTCCAATTTGCCGGCGCTCCATAAACAACGATTGAACCCAATAGCAACGGCGATTTGCTGGCCGGCGACCGGCTTCCCTAGCTTCAGAAGCCTCTAACACTTTTTCAACTGCAGAGAGCCACGATTTGTTCATTAGTAGTGAGtccattttattatattaaacTTTCTTCGAcgtttttataaaatatcaacacaaaacacaatggCATCCACATCAACAATCCGCCGGTAACAACGATTTGACAGCAAGTTTACGCATCAGCGCTATTGACCGACCAAAAACGccgtcacacgaagcgtaaactttttgacaGATGTTTTGATCAAATTCCAAatttacgccaaagtttacgcttcgtgtgatgTCCCTattatacggacgtcacacgaagcgtaaactttggcgtaaactgaatttcagccatacaaccctgaaatcttttgacaggaagtttacgctctcccatacaaatcaagcgtaaactttttgagtttacgcctcgtgtgacgtccgtattacGCACAAAATTAAATGATCTCCGGCTCACTGTATCTAACTCTGATTTCGATGTATGGGTGCTCACCGAGACATGgttaggcggcgctctagcagcaatcgaacacgacatccgacacgaacaaacccatataatcatatggaggtgcactgtcagacacaaacaaacaaacaagacaaacgtcgagtcgaacatgtcagttgattctgtctgtgatgttcgatacccacctgtgctgtgagtaccttggctgtcaaacgcttcacagctacagtagatagaattcaattcaagacatttttaagtttgtttacgtagtttgtctctttttcttcttaaaattgcgtgcaaaatatttaaaatagctatcaataattattgttaaacttttcaatcaattataacatcaaatataaaggattgaaacgtattaaactattgtgtgtacataatccatgtgtatgcactgtatgtgttttggcatggacgtttgtttacatttttcaatgttaaatttgaatgatttctaAGTTATTATAGATGTGAATAACTAGTAAATTATGAgttgaatcttccccctgtaggtggatattcatttaaactatgaaaatgcttcattttcgagacgaaaagaaaggcgtattgcagtgcatcatgacaggtctataagacatcgaacagctgacagagcacctatcgaacagagtcgtgtttgtttgtctcgttcgattggtcccagagcgccgccttagaCGACTCAATACCATCATCGCTCATCACCGACGACTCTTATCAGATTTTTCGCTGTGATCGTAACCCAGCGAATAGTTCTCACTCTCGCGGAGGAGGCGTTTTAATAGCATGTTCGGCTAATCTATCGTGTTCGGTACTCACTCACACTAACGCTTCGCTCGAATCGCTTTGGGTATGCATCAGACTAAGCCACCGTTCACTGTATGTCGGTGTTATATACATTCCTCCGGACCGAAGCTCATCATCAACAGTATTCGACGCTATGCATGACGATATTAGCGCGATTTGCGAAAGAATGCGCGCTACCGACTTACTAATATTATTTGGTGATTTCAACACGCCGTCACTCGCTTGGGAATTCCCCCACCCTTCATCGAGACACCTATATCCTTGCCGTTCATCGTCGAGTACAATGTAATGTAACAGCTGTCGCTCTGTGACAGTGTAATGTCGCTCTCATAGACGGTATGGTGTTCAACGGGCTTCATCAACTATCCGATGTAAAAAACGGATTGGGTCGTCAACTTGATTTAGTTTTCGCCAATGCTGCAACTACCGATATTGTTTCCTGCATAAGCCCTTCCGTTGCACCTTTACTCCCATTGGATCGACACCACTCGGCACTTGAATTATCCGTTCCTGTCTCTACAAGTTCAACCATCATGCCGCCGCAACACCATTCCCATCGAACCACACCGGCATGCAGATTCAACTTTAAAAGAATGAACCACGCCCACTTCATCGAGACATTATCAAATGTCGATTGGTCTTTTATCGAGGATGCGGGCAGCATGGACGATGCAGTTACTGTCTTCAATACTGTTATTACTTCCACATTCCCTATATGTTGTCCTCGTCTCAAACCCCCACCTTACCCCCTGTGGTCGAATAGGACGCTCAGATCGCTGAGAGCCGAGGCACGTCGTTCCCGCCGAATTTTTCACAATAACCGCAATCATTACACCTTACGTATGCATAATTACGCTACAAATGCATACCGCTCCTACAATCGATGGTGTTACTCATCATTTGTAGCACGGCTGCAAGTCCAATTTAGATCGAACCCGCGGTCTTTCTGGCGTTTCTGTAAATCGCGTCAGAAACAGAATGGCATCccttccaacctatcccttaATAATgagtccgcttcttctcccgaAGACTCGAGTCAACTTTTTGCCAAACATTTTTCTAGTGTTTTTGTTGACCCCAGTAGCAGTCCAGTTAATGTTTCTGATTGTCTTGTTCATACACCGTCGAATGTGATTTCGTGTAATAATATCTCAATTCATGTTGATTCTGTGTTGGTTGCCCCATCCAAACTCAAACTATCTTTTTCCCCCGGTCCTGATGGGATACCATCAGCATTATTAAAGAAATGTTCTACATTTTCCGCTCCTCTACTTTGCCGATTATACAATAGATCAATACAGGATGGCCATTTTCCGTCACTGTGGAAAAAAGCCTGGCTCATTCCAATCCACAAAAAGGGCGATCGTTTTTCATGTACTAACTATAGGGGTGTGTCCATATTGTGTTCGTCTTGCAAAGTGTTTGAGTCAATTGTTCACTCGTCTATTCGTACGTGTGTTACAAGTGTAATTTCAGAATATCAACACGGATTCATGCCAAAACGTTCAACCTCTACTAACCTAATGTGCCTTGTATCCTCGATCTTTAACAACATGGAGCGTGGCTCTCAAGTGGATACTATATACACCGACTTTAAAGCAGCTTTTGACTCTATATCGCTAGCCTGTTTACTTTCAAAGCTCGAGAAACTCGGAATTGGTGATCCCCTTCTATCCTGGCTTAAATCTTACCTTTACGGTAGATCTTATAAGGTCAGAGTCGAAAATAGTTTTTCCGAGCCTTTTATTGCCTCTTCTGGGGTACCCCAAGGCAGCGTACTTAGTCCCCTActtcccaattgacattttcgagcacgaataatcgggaattcgagcaaattcccttaaactggagccttaaacttcccttaaactgcaccagtttaagggaatttagaaaaagtcctttaaaatcaattgtgatacggctttttcgttgttttcttctagacTCGCTtggaaatgatgttttctaTCATTATAATTTGtcatgtagccattttatacttaaataatatcgattttaataaaataacgtcacaaaaaatttgcttttgtttttcataaataaatccaaactacgaatgtaaaatgagctcgacggcatcgttcATTGATAAAagaaagtctaatttacgaactcaccaaatcttagcgctttcaacacacttgatcacacacaaatccacaatttcaggcgtatcgagtactaatcgagcagatatggaaaaacaatttcgagcaaatgtcacttgggtttTCATACTGTTTATCAACGATTGTGTTAATGTTCTTCCTCCTGATAGTTGTTTGCTTTACGCTGACGACATCAAAATTTTTCTACCAGTGACCTCGTTAACTGATTGTGCGCGTCTACAGGATTACATagattgttttaatgtttggtGTAACTCTAACGGTCTTAGTCTGTCTCCGGATAAATATTGTGTGATTTCTTATGGCCGCTCGTCCAATAAGATCGAGCACGATTACGTTCTTTGTGACACTGTACTTAACAGAGTTACTGTAACAAGGGACCTTGGAGTGTGGATCGACGAGAAACTCTCGTTCCAAGAACACATCGAAATCACCcttaatacagggttttccaattgagtttagactcgtcgcatactttttttgaatagtcgtGTTGGGACCGCGAAAAATAATACCGAATGATTTGATGTTTCGCGTTGATCTCGTGTAGATAGGGCCTAAAAAAGGTGACGTGAAACCTTACGAAGTTTCCACCGTTGTAAGGCTTTGCCATCGTGAAAGAAGATATAAAGGAGCGGAAGGAGGCAAACTATCCCTTTGCTTGAACAACT
Proteins encoded:
- the LOC133393878 gene encoding putative nuclease HARBI1; translation: MDSLLMNKSWLSAVEKVLEASEAREAGRRPANRRCYWVQSLFMERRQIGNDVLKHVSAERTGAMLLKFLRMNRQDFDFLVGLVRPMIERMDTNMREAITTQERVLIALRYMATGETFTGLQYMFRVSRPCIAQIVMEVCKCIREALRDYVKTPCSRHEWLDISEQFERRWNFPHAIGAIDGKHVRIRKPNHGGSEYFNYKGSNSIVLMVVVDANYNFLCADAGGKGGISDGGIFKNTRLYQKFENKQLNIPEPKPLRVPYAIDVPYFILGDQAFAFTDYCIRPFPGTHASGSIERVFNYRHSRGRTVAENALGHISNRFWIYQTPIQLQPEKATEVVLTTIYLHNFLCKRSSRTLYAPATAFDRVVDGRLVAGDWRSNDTLAPLEYFSSRPSNTLRDIRIHMAKDFVNNNRLR